One genomic segment of Anguilla anguilla isolate fAngAng1 chromosome 2, fAngAng1.pri, whole genome shotgun sequence includes these proteins:
- the ap1m2 gene encoding AP-1 complex subunit mu-2 isoform X2, whose translation MSEIDHFLPLMMQQEEEGLLCPVLTHGSVHFLWIKHSNLYLVATTNKNSNACLVYAFLYKIVEVFTGYFKELEEESIQDNFVVVYELLDELMDFGFPQTTDSKILQEYITQEGNKLEVAKTKVPTTVTNAVSWRSEGIRYKKNEVFIDVIESINVLVNANGSVMSSDIVGSIKLKTMLSGMPELRLGLNDRVLFALTGRDKGKTVTMEDVKFHQCVRLSRFENDRTISFIPPDGESELMSYRINTHVKPLIWIESVIEKFSHSRVEIMVKAKGQFKKQSVANNVEVRVPVPSDADSPKFKTSTGHAKYVPEKNLVVWTIKSFPGGKEFLMRAHFGLPSVEKDEMEGKPPITVNFEIPYFTVSGIQVRYMKIIEKSGYQALPWVRYITQSGDYQLRTNA comes from the exons ATGTCGGAGATCGACCACTTCCTGCCACTTATGAtgcagcaggaggaagaggggctTCTCTGTCCAGTTCTGACCCATGGAAGCGTTCATTTCCTCTGGATAAAGCACAGCAACCTCTACT TGGTGGCCACAACCAATAAGAACTCAAATGCTTGCCTTGTGTATGCTTTCCTGTATAAAATAGTGGAG GTGTTCACAGGGTACTTTAAGGAGTTAGAGGAGGAGAGCATTCAGGACAACTTTGTGGTGGTGTATGAGCTGCTGGATGAGCTGATGGACTTTGGCTTCCCCCAGACCACTGACAGCAAGATTCTTCAGGA atACATAACCCAAGAAGGCAACAAGCTGGAAGTGGCCAAGACCAAAGTACCCACTACAGTCACAAATGCTGTCTCATGGAGGTCTGAAGGCATCAGATACAAGAAGAATGAGGTTTTCATCGATGTCATTGAGTCCATTAATGTCTTG GTGAATGCGAACGGGAGTGTGATGAGCAGTGACATCGTAGGGAGCATCAAGCTGAAGACCATGCTGTCCGGAATGCCCGAGCTGCGACTAGGCCTGAACGACCGCGTGCTCTTCGCCCTCACCGGCC GGGACAAAGGGAAGACCGTGACGATGGAGGACGTGAAGTTCCACCAGTGTGTGCGCCTGTCCCGCTTCGAGAACGACCGCACCATCTCCTTCATCCCCCCCGATGGGGAGTCCGAGCTCATGTCCTACCGCATCAACACCCAC gtGAAGCCTCTGATCTGGATTGAGTCGGTCATCGAGAAGTTCTCTCACAGCAGAGTGGAAATCATGGTGAAA GCAAAGGGGCAGTTCAAAAAACAGTCTGTGGCTAATAATGTGGAAGTGAGAGTGCCGGTCCCAAGTGATGCTGACTCCCCCAAATTCAAAACCAGCACGGGACATGCCAAGTATGTTCCGGAGAAGAACCTGGTGGTGTGGACCATCAAGTCCTTCCCC GGGGGGAAGGAGTTCCTGATGCGTGCCCATTTTGGGCTCCCCAGCGTGGAGAAAGATGAAATGGAGGGAAAGCCACCAATCACTGTCAATTTTGAGATCCCTTATTTTACAGTTTCTGGGATACAG GTTCGATATATGAAGATTATTGAGAAGAGTGGCTACCAGGCCCTGCCCTGGGTGAGGTACATCACCCAGAGTGGAG aTTACCAACTACGGACTAACGCTTAG
- the ap1m2 gene encoding AP-1 complex subunit mu-2 isoform X1, translating into MSASAVFVLDLKGKVLICRNYKGDVDMSEIDHFLPLMMQQEEEGLLCPVLTHGSVHFLWIKHSNLYLVATTNKNSNACLVYAFLYKIVEVFTGYFKELEEESIQDNFVVVYELLDELMDFGFPQTTDSKILQEYITQEGNKLEVAKTKVPTTVTNAVSWRSEGIRYKKNEVFIDVIESINVLVNANGSVMSSDIVGSIKLKTMLSGMPELRLGLNDRVLFALTGRDKGKTVTMEDVKFHQCVRLSRFENDRTISFIPPDGESELMSYRINTHVKPLIWIESVIEKFSHSRVEIMVKAKGQFKKQSVANNVEVRVPVPSDADSPKFKTSTGHAKYVPEKNLVVWTIKSFPGGKEFLMRAHFGLPSVEKDEMEGKPPITVNFEIPYFTVSGIQVRYMKIIEKSGYQALPWVRYITQSGDYQLRTNA; encoded by the exons ATGTCTGCCTCCGCTGTGTTCGTGTTGGATCTGAAAGGAAAG GTGCTGATCTGTCGTAACTACAAAGGGGATGTGGACATGTCGGAGATCGACCACTTCCTGCCACTTATGAtgcagcaggaggaagaggggctTCTCTGTCCAGTTCTGACCCATGGAAGCGTTCATTTCCTCTGGATAAAGCACAGCAACCTCTACT TGGTGGCCACAACCAATAAGAACTCAAATGCTTGCCTTGTGTATGCTTTCCTGTATAAAATAGTGGAG GTGTTCACAGGGTACTTTAAGGAGTTAGAGGAGGAGAGCATTCAGGACAACTTTGTGGTGGTGTATGAGCTGCTGGATGAGCTGATGGACTTTGGCTTCCCCCAGACCACTGACAGCAAGATTCTTCAGGA atACATAACCCAAGAAGGCAACAAGCTGGAAGTGGCCAAGACCAAAGTACCCACTACAGTCACAAATGCTGTCTCATGGAGGTCTGAAGGCATCAGATACAAGAAGAATGAGGTTTTCATCGATGTCATTGAGTCCATTAATGTCTTG GTGAATGCGAACGGGAGTGTGATGAGCAGTGACATCGTAGGGAGCATCAAGCTGAAGACCATGCTGTCCGGAATGCCCGAGCTGCGACTAGGCCTGAACGACCGCGTGCTCTTCGCCCTCACCGGCC GGGACAAAGGGAAGACCGTGACGATGGAGGACGTGAAGTTCCACCAGTGTGTGCGCCTGTCCCGCTTCGAGAACGACCGCACCATCTCCTTCATCCCCCCCGATGGGGAGTCCGAGCTCATGTCCTACCGCATCAACACCCAC gtGAAGCCTCTGATCTGGATTGAGTCGGTCATCGAGAAGTTCTCTCACAGCAGAGTGGAAATCATGGTGAAA GCAAAGGGGCAGTTCAAAAAACAGTCTGTGGCTAATAATGTGGAAGTGAGAGTGCCGGTCCCAAGTGATGCTGACTCCCCCAAATTCAAAACCAGCACGGGACATGCCAAGTATGTTCCGGAGAAGAACCTGGTGGTGTGGACCATCAAGTCCTTCCCC GGGGGGAAGGAGTTCCTGATGCGTGCCCATTTTGGGCTCCCCAGCGTGGAGAAAGATGAAATGGAGGGAAAGCCACCAATCACTGTCAATTTTGAGATCCCTTATTTTACAGTTTCTGGGATACAG GTTCGATATATGAAGATTATTGAGAAGAGTGGCTACCAGGCCCTGCCCTGGGTGAGGTACATCACCCAGAGTGGAG aTTACCAACTACGGACTAACGCTTAG